Below is a window of Verrucomicrobiota bacterium DNA.
GCTTTCGGCCCCATCTCGACTTCGCCTCGGCCGTCTTGCTGGTGCTCGGGGTGTTTTTCTATGGTCTGGATCGACTGAACTCCGCCTCGCCCGAGGGTCGGCTCCGGGTGGAAGCCCTCCTGCTGCAACAAAACATCCCTCAAGAAGAAAAATGGGACCCCGAACAAGCCCAGGAAATCTACCAAGGCTGGATCAATCTCTTGGGCGAAGCCAGCCTCGCGCTCGAGACCCAGCGGGAAAGCGCCCTCCGGTCCGCCCTCACCGCCACCGGCCAAACCACCTACCTCATTCCTCACACTGACCTCGTCATCCTCCCGGAAAGCGCCGTCGCCCAGCCCATCGGCTTGCAGCCCAATCCCCAATGGCTCGACCTCATGCACGAGACCTTTCAGGAAGGAAACTTCACCCTCCTGACGGGCATCAATCGGCTTCCCGATCCGGACCACTACTACAACTCACTTTTGGCCACCCGGGGGGCCGAGCAGGCCCGCGCCGTCTACGACAAGCGTCACCTCGTTCCCTTTGGCGAATACTTCCCGGGCAGCACTTGGTGCCCCCCCATCGCTTGGATGGAGGAAAAAATCCTCTTCGGGCACTTCGCCTCCGGGTCGAAAGATCAGGCGCCCCTCGCCCCGGGGAACCAAGCCTTCGATCTCCTGCCCCTCATCTGCTTCGAGGACACCGTCGCGCCCCTCGCCCGGACCTCCCTCCGGACTGATCGACCACAAATTCTGGTCAACGTCACCAACGACGCCTGGTTCCGAGAAAGCAGCGCCAGTTGGCAACACTTCGTAAACGCCAAATTTCGCTGCATCGAAGTCCGCCGCCCCATGTTCCGCACCGCCAACACAGGCGTGAGCGGGGCCATCGATGAATGGGGCAGCGTCTTCAGCCGCTTCGAAGAAAGCTCTCGCGAGCAAATTCTTCGTGAGCAAAAGACCGGCCGCACCTTCACCCGAGGTTGGTTGCAAGCGTCTCTCTGGCCGGCCCGCCAGCCCGGGCTGACCCCTTACGCGCGCTGGGGAGACTGGTTTGGGCTGAGCGCTTTTCTCTTCTTGGCACTCTCGGTCTTGCTGCCCTGGCTGCGTCAGCCGGATCGATTCAAAATTTTCTCCCGGAAGATCGACCAGCAAAGCAAGAAGCCCGGGGCGAAGTCCTGAGGCCGGGCCTCGATCCAGCGCTCGATCCGCTCTGGAAAAAAGTAGGCCCCGGTTTCGATCTCGTGGGCTGGCCAATGAAGCGGCCCCGAGTGCCGCAAAAAATAGAGCTGGATGAACTCCCATCCAGTGGCCTCCTCCGCCGGCAATTTGGCGACGGCTTCCCACTCGCCTCCCAGAATGCCCAGTTCCTCTTCCAGCTCTCGCGAGGCGCTCTCGTGATAGCTTTCCCCCGCATCCACGTGCCCCGCTGCACTTGAATCCCAGACGCCCGGGTGGCGATCCTTGAGAACGGAGCGCTTCTGCAAAAAGACCCGCCCCCGGGGATCGGCCACCAGAAGATGGACCGCCCGATGCCGGAGCCCTTGCGCATGCACCTCCGCGCGGGTGGCTTGCCCGGTCACCTCATCGCACTCGTCAACCACATCGAAACGTTCTTCCCCGGATTGCCCCTCTCCCGCCGGGGGAATGCGGTCGAGCTGCCGCGTCAGTTCCACCCATTGGGCCAGCGTCAACTCCTCCCCCCGGACCTGCGAGGACACCCCCAGAGTCGAGACCACGGCCCCCCACTCCACCTCGCCTTCTAGCGGAAGCT
It encodes the following:
- the lnt gene encoding apolipoprotein N-acyltransferase encodes the protein MAGAFPPFEVTSFIWWWPLPLLTALWFRESGTSARPSSGFALGWLAGFLFGAISFFWLSDIADTPRALSLLAWLLLSAYLGLYFGAWAWFVRRLRPGPEQLRSSLQTIRIALLGSLAWTGLEWLRSTLFGGFSWNGLGIALHENLPLIQVADLVGAIGLSFLPLYTALILALVAWRIREEVREQRFRPHLDFASAVLLVLGVFFYGLDRLNSASPEGRLRVEALLLQQNIPQEEKWDPEQAQEIYQGWINLLGEASLALETQRESALRSALTATGQTTYLIPHTDLVILPESAVAQPIGLQPNPQWLDLMHETFQEGNFTLLTGINRLPDPDHYYNSLLATRGAEQARAVYDKRHLVPFGEYFPGSTWCPPIAWMEEKILFGHFASGSKDQAPLAPGNQAFDLLPLICFEDTVAPLARTSLRTDRPQILVNVTNDAWFRESSASWQHFVNAKFRCIEVRRPMFRTANTGVSGAIDEWGSVFSRFEESSREQILREQKTGRTFTRGWLQASLWPARQPGLTPYARWGDWFGLSAFLFLALSVLLPWLRQPDRFKIFSRKIDQQSKKPGAKS